A region of Porites lutea chromosome 13, jaPorLute2.1, whole genome shotgun sequence DNA encodes the following proteins:
- the LOC140922422 gene encoding octopamine receptor beta-2R-like, translating into METWFWILGCVLSFLAINGNGFIIFLVYSRRNLRTKTNAFIVSLAVADFCVGLSVVPSSFACDVTNTCDWPKVFPSWIDVIRWLFSYLSVLNLCSLVLDRYIAIIKPFKYITFMTRSRVIQVITSCWIASFTMVALKTALRLCCETPLTSIVAVAVLMISMEILPCILQILCFVSMLLHVWKHDRSARTLAKQLRFNHRISFKTHHEKSAVIMMGIVIGVFVVCYGIYLRCSLVVLSDTNASCKDEQYKIPVLVLNSAINPLSYAFFKRDIKKEFRRLIGQVVFKKSNQVEPSTSVR; encoded by the coding sequence ATGGAgacctggttttggattcttggctGCGTCCTTTCCTTTCTTGCCATCAATGGAAATGGATTTATAATCTTCCTCGTCTACAGCAGACGAAATCtccgcaccaaaaccaacgcgttTATCGTTTCACTTGCAGTAGCGGATTTCTGCGTTGGTTTGAGCGTTGTTCCGTCTTCGTTCGCATGCGACGTTACAAACACCTGTGACTGGCCTAAGGTTTTTCCTTCATGGATCGATGTCATAAGGTGGCTGTTTAGCTACTTGTCTGTTTTAAACTTGTGTTCTCTAGTGCTCGACCGTTACATCGCCATCATAAAGCCTTTTAAATACATAACTTTTATGACTCGATCTCGTGTTATTCAAGTGATAACTTCCTGTTGGATAGCGTCATTTACGATGGTTGCGCTCAAAACCGCACTTCGACTTTGCTGTGAGACCCCTCTGACCAGTATCGTTGCAGTTGCGGTTTTAatgatttccatggaaatcctTCCTTGTATTCTGCAGATACTCTGTTTTGTGTCAATGTTACTTCATGTATGGAAACATGATCGGTCAGCACGCACCCTAGCAAAACAATTACGTTTTAACCATCGGATATCTTTTAAAACCCATCACGAGAAGTCTGCAGTAATAATGATGGGTattgtgataggagtgtttgTTGTGTGCTACGGAATATATTTACGTTGTAGTCTAGTAGTACTATCAGACACAAATGCATCATGTAAAGATGAACAATACAAAATTCCTGTCTTGGTCTTaaactcggccattaacccactgtcttatgcttttttcaaaagagacataaagaaagagtttagaAGACTTATCGGTCAGGtggtttttaagaaaagtaacCAAGTAGAGCCTTCCACTTCAGTACGTTag